A genome region from Meleagris gallopavo isolate NT-WF06-2002-E0010 breed Aviagen turkey brand Nicholas breeding stock chromosome 9, Turkey_5.1, whole genome shotgun sequence includes the following:
- the LOC109369105 gene encoding uncharacterized protein LOC109369105 — protein MTRVTTNNCSYGSAIWFANGTSHNFTLPNGKNRTSPPCVRSRDGCCFGSMPLDPPVLWNNDTAKALPPGLFLICGDRAWQGIPQNALGGPCYIGRLSVLTINRTTLASISNNGSKTVRRRRSLQTLGPECGDEVRFWGLMARIFASVLPFFGTTHALKEIERLACWAVKQANETSDLLAELTTDVDGMRQAVVQNRAAINFLLLAQGHGCQDFKGMCCFNLSDHSESIHKRLQWLKAHTGRIMIQNDPLSDWLRNLFGNWGSWLIPVAEGFFLALIAVLILLMIIPCFIRCVSSCLEKILDAFRQRMEYHRIREAL, from the coding sequence ATGACAAGGGTAACTACCAACAATTGCAGCTACGGGTCAGCGATCTGGTTTGCTAATGGAACTTCTCATAACTTCACGCTTCCAAATGGCAAAAATAGGACCTCACCCCCCTGCGTACGCTCGAGGGACGGCTGTTGTTTCGGCTCGATGCCACTTGATCCTCCGGTACTCTGGAATAATGACACCGCCAAGGCGTTACCCCCGGGCCTATTCCTTATTTGTGGGGACCGTGCTTGGCAGGGCATCCCCCAGAATGCTTTAGGGGGCCCATGCTATATAGGGAGACTTTCGGTACTGACCATTAATCGTACAACACTGGCCAGTATAAGTAATAATGGCTCCAAAACCGTGCGAAGAAGGCGGTCACTGCAGACGTTAGGCCCCGAGTGCGGGGATGAAGTGAGATTCTGGGGGCTTATGGCGCGCATCTTTGCGTCCGTACTTCCGTTTTTTGGGACGACGCATGCGCTCAAGGAGATCGAGCGGTTGGCGTGCTGGGCAGTGAAGCAAGCCAATGAAACATCAGACCTTTTGGCAGAACTCACAACAGATGTCGACGGAATGAGGCAGGCGGTTGTCCAAAATAGGGCTGCCATAAATTTTTTGCTTTTGGCCCAGGGTCACGGATGTCAAGACTTTAAAGGAATGTGCTGTTTCAATTTGAGTGACCATTCAGAGTCTATACATAAGAGATTACAATGGCTGAAGGCACACACCGGGAGGATAATGATACAGAACGATCCATTGTCGGACTGGCTGCGCAACCTTTTTGGCAATTGGGGCTCATGGCTAATCCCTGTGGCCGAAGGATTTTTCTTGGCGCTGATTGCAGTTTTGATTCTGCTTATGATTATCCCATGCTTTATACGATGCGTTAGCAGCTGCCTTGAAAAGATACTCGATGCCTTTAGGCAGCGTATGGAATATCATAGGATTCGTGAGGCATTATAG